The following proteins are encoded in a genomic region of Polyangiaceae bacterium:
- a CDS encoding DUF4147 domain-containing protein produces MQLSNREQLLRVAEPWRSRRRLALELVERTLASLDPYASTLESLQTVFPRGAATDSWEFVVFALGKAAGPMARAALDYLEPTAGYVLSPAEIPGLAPPPGRPTIVQLVGSHPTPSPDAPEQARRVLSALRALDSRHHLVCLISGGGSSLLELPRAGVSLEELSQTSERLMNAGADIQALNVVRRALSQVKGGGLLRASGTQRVTNFILSDVVLGPLYAVASGPTLPVTEPAQSARQILEDFGVRDALPSAVVAALDRAVSAPSSSATEPLTTPPTWLVADNERGVRLLVEHAATVGVKLQVQTQPLQGDAAQTGADLAGRISARQSVSGIAMGGETTVRLDVTEPGAGGRNQELILGAARAALRDGGFSGTLVSFGSDGIDGQSPAAGALLDQAVLATLDTSQVEQALARHDSYSLLEDKGAALISGATGTNVADLLFWLPE; encoded by the coding sequence GTGCAGCTCTCGAACCGCGAGCAGCTACTCCGCGTCGCGGAGCCCTGGCGCTCCCGACGCCGGCTCGCGCTGGAGCTCGTCGAACGCACCCTCGCGTCCCTGGATCCATACGCGTCCACACTGGAGAGCCTGCAAACCGTGTTTCCACGCGGTGCGGCGACGGACAGCTGGGAGTTCGTCGTTTTCGCCCTGGGCAAGGCCGCAGGCCCCATGGCGCGAGCGGCGCTGGACTACCTCGAGCCGACCGCTGGCTACGTGCTTTCCCCAGCAGAAATCCCTGGGCTCGCTCCCCCTCCTGGGAGGCCGACGATTGTGCAACTCGTTGGCAGCCACCCTACCCCAAGCCCCGACGCCCCGGAGCAAGCACGCCGTGTCCTCTCAGCGCTGCGCGCCCTCGACTCCCGTCACCACCTGGTGTGCCTGATCTCCGGCGGCGGTTCGTCCCTGCTCGAGCTGCCGCGCGCGGGTGTCAGTCTGGAAGAGCTAAGCCAGACGAGCGAACGCCTGATGAACGCCGGCGCGGACATTCAGGCGCTGAACGTCGTGCGCCGCGCGCTCTCTCAGGTCAAAGGCGGCGGGCTGCTGCGCGCCTCGGGGACCCAGCGGGTCACCAACTTCATCCTCAGCGATGTGGTGCTTGGCCCGCTCTACGCCGTCGCCAGCGGCCCCACGCTCCCAGTGACCGAGCCTGCCCAGTCAGCGAGGCAAATCCTCGAGGATTTTGGGGTGAGGGATGCGCTTCCAAGCGCTGTCGTCGCCGCACTGGATCGCGCCGTTTCCGCGCCAAGCTCCTCTGCTACCGAGCCGCTCACCACACCGCCAACCTGGTTGGTCGCCGATAACGAGCGCGGTGTGCGGCTCTTGGTAGAGCACGCAGCCACCGTCGGCGTGAAGCTCCAGGTGCAGACGCAACCCCTCCAAGGCGACGCAGCCCAAACTGGCGCCGACCTGGCAGGCCGAATCTCCGCACGGCAATCCGTCTCAGGCATCGCGATGGGTGGGGAAACCACCGTGAGGCTCGACGTGACCGAGCCAGGTGCAGGCGGTCGCAACCAGGAGCTGATCCTCGGCGCCGCGAGGGCAGCGCTGCGCGACGGGGGCTTCAGCGGCACGCTCGTGAGCTTTGGCAGCGACGGCATCGACGGGCAGAGCCCCGCGGCGGGCGCGTTGCTAGATCAGGCGGTGCTCGCCACGCTGGACACGAGCCAGGTCGAGCAAGCGCTTGCTCGCCACGACAGCTACAGCCTGCTCGAGGACAAGGGCGCGGCGCTGATCAGCGGAGCAACCGGGACGAACGTCGCCGATCTGCTCTTCTGGCTACCCGAGTAG
- a CDS encoding NupC/NupG family nucleoside CNT transporter — MQRGQSLLGLAVLIGLAWLLSEKRGQVRWRPVLWGVALQLLLGLIVLSPALQGFFFATIDSGVKRLLSFSEAGSNFVFQSIEPHQILDPSGKAVTFVGRISPPVKTFAFWILPTIVFFSALTSILYHLGIMQRVVWGIAWVMQRTMKASGAEALSAAANIFVGQTEAPLFVKPYIAKMTRSELSVVMTGGFATVAGGVMAAYVGFLRDLPGIAGHLVTASILSAPAAIAVSKLMVPETEEPETLESLDLAAKSPHSNVLEAAATGAADGAKLAINVGAMLIAFVGLVAMVDFGLSNITVAGEVLSLSRILGWLFSPFAFIMGVPWNEAPAVGRLLGEKLVLTEFLAYIHLGDLVSKSPAVLSERSAVIASYALCGFANFASIGIQLGGIGGIAPKRMPDLASLGFKTMVGGSLAAFMTACVAGALL; from the coding sequence CTGCAACGGGGTCAATCCCTGCTCGGGCTCGCGGTCTTGATTGGCCTGGCGTGGCTGCTCTCCGAGAAACGCGGTCAGGTGCGCTGGCGCCCAGTGCTATGGGGCGTAGCGCTGCAGCTGCTCCTGGGCTTGATCGTGCTGAGTCCCGCGCTCCAAGGCTTCTTTTTCGCCACCATAGACAGCGGCGTGAAGCGGCTCTTGAGCTTCAGCGAGGCGGGCTCAAACTTCGTTTTCCAGAGCATCGAACCGCACCAGATCCTGGATCCCAGCGGAAAAGCCGTCACCTTCGTCGGGCGCATCTCTCCGCCGGTGAAGACCTTCGCCTTCTGGATCCTCCCGACGATCGTCTTCTTTTCCGCGTTGACATCGATCCTTTACCACCTGGGCATCATGCAGCGCGTGGTCTGGGGGATCGCCTGGGTGATGCAACGCACGATGAAGGCGAGCGGCGCCGAGGCGCTGAGCGCGGCGGCCAACATCTTCGTGGGGCAGACCGAGGCGCCGCTGTTCGTGAAGCCTTACATCGCGAAGATGACCCGCTCCGAGCTGAGCGTGGTGATGACCGGCGGTTTTGCGACGGTAGCTGGCGGCGTGATGGCCGCCTACGTGGGCTTCCTCCGGGATCTACCTGGCATCGCTGGGCACCTCGTCACGGCGTCGATCTTGAGCGCCCCCGCGGCGATCGCCGTCTCCAAGCTGATGGTCCCAGAGACCGAAGAACCCGAGACCTTGGAGAGCCTAGATCTCGCGGCGAAGAGCCCTCACTCGAACGTGCTCGAGGCCGCAGCCACCGGCGCCGCTGACGGTGCAAAGCTCGCGATCAACGTGGGTGCGATGCTGATCGCGTTCGTGGGTCTGGTGGCGATGGTGGATTTCGGCCTCTCGAACATCACGGTGGCGGGCGAGGTGTTGAGCCTGTCCCGCATCCTCGGTTGGCTGTTCTCGCCCTTCGCGTTCATCATGGGTGTCCCCTGGAATGAAGCGCCCGCCGTTGGACGTCTCCTCGGGGAAAAGCTAGTGCTCACGGAGTTTCTGGCTTACATCCACCTCGGAGATCTGGTGTCCAAATCTCCAGCGGTGCTGAGCGAGCGCTCCGCCGTGATCGCCTCGTACGCGCTCTGCGGCTTCGCCAACTTCGCGAGCATCGGAATCCAGCTCGGCGGCATCGGCGGCATCGCCCCAAAGCGCATGCCCGACTTGGCGAGCCTCGGTTTCAAGACCATGGTCGGTGGCAGTCTCGCGGCGTTCATGACCGCCTGCGTCGCCGGCGCGCTGCTCTAG
- a CDS encoding ChaN family lipoprotein, with product MQKLKGAFAATQWLVVAFTLALSACGRPAAKAPGDDVAPIDHEAADSDKPVSPRFTAIELPAPQEFHGVRVKDGSALSVEELLTDITTADVLCVGEQHDDVHHHWAQYLVLNQLIERRQMNGRGVALGLEMVSRRKQPALNRWSSGEAKPRETLDELQWNQTWGYDFGYYAPMWWLAKQNRVAILGLNLEQEMSRKIARVGLKGLSPEERARLPRDMNLRDRAHREYFEQAMAHHPPPVSSRRKYYEAQVAWDETMAETANKWLVKRAPASQLLILAGLGHCQNSAIPDRIRRRNQEAKVISIRPWREGDEPGLPKLLEEGRFDYVLVMSQEDKPGRRRGGPGHGMGGDRGRRR from the coding sequence ATGCAGAAGCTCAAGGGCGCATTTGCGGCCACTCAGTGGCTCGTCGTGGCGTTCACCCTGGCGCTCAGCGCCTGTGGTCGCCCCGCCGCCAAGGCGCCAGGTGACGACGTCGCGCCCATCGATCACGAGGCGGCGGACTCGGACAAGCCGGTTTCGCCGCGCTTCACAGCGATCGAGCTGCCTGCCCCCCAGGAGTTCCACGGAGTGCGCGTCAAAGACGGCAGCGCGCTCAGCGTCGAGGAGCTGCTCACGGATATCACCACGGCAGACGTGTTATGCGTCGGTGAGCAGCATGACGACGTTCACCACCACTGGGCCCAGTACCTGGTGCTCAACCAGCTGATCGAGCGCCGCCAAATGAACGGCCGCGGCGTCGCCCTGGGCCTCGAAATGGTGAGCCGCCGCAAGCAGCCCGCGTTGAACCGCTGGTCGAGCGGCGAAGCGAAGCCGCGAGAAACCCTGGACGAGCTCCAGTGGAACCAGACTTGGGGCTACGACTTTGGCTACTACGCGCCGATGTGGTGGCTCGCGAAACAAAACCGCGTGGCAATTCTAGGACTCAACCTGGAACAAGAGATGAGCCGCAAGATCGCGCGCGTGGGCCTCAAAGGGTTGAGCCCCGAGGAGCGCGCTCGCCTGCCCCGGGACATGAACCTGCGAGATCGCGCTCACCGCGAGTACTTCGAGCAGGCCATGGCTCATCACCCGCCCCCCGTCTCCTCGCGGCGCAAGTACTACGAGGCGCAGGTCGCGTGGGATGAGACCATGGCGGAGACCGCCAACAAGTGGTTGGTGAAGCGCGCGCCGGCGAGTCAGCTCTTGATCCTGGCGGGGCTTGGGCACTGTCAAAACAGCGCCATCCCCGATCGCATTCGCCGCCGTAACCAGGAGGCCAAGGTGATCAGCATTCGTCCATGGCGCGAAGGCGACGAGCCCGGTCTCCCCAAGCTCCTGGAAGAAGGCCGCTTCGACTACGTCCTCGTGATGAGTCAGGAAGACAAGCCAGGTCGTCGGCGCGGTGGGCCGGGGCACGGCATGGGTGGTGACCGCGGGCGAAGGCGCTGA